A genomic stretch from Vibrio algarum includes:
- a CDS encoding isopenicillin N synthase family dioxygenase, with translation MALDLSPLHPQVKRCSELYGPNQYPDSAEFIQTVNQHYQLSLEVGLKLLKAMAIALGEEEDFFTNSFSYPISVLRLIHYPAQKEATNGAGAHTDYGCITLLYQDDSGGLQVQNVDGDWIDAVPIAGSLVVNIGDLMQRWTNGIYQSTPHRVTSPISGKTRFSMPFFVEPDFDTPISTLPSCITQQTPKVFEDTFAGEWILSRFEQTYTYRNEIE, from the coding sequence ATGGCATTAGACCTGTCCCCTTTACATCCGCAAGTAAAGCGTTGTAGCGAGCTATATGGCCCTAATCAATACCCAGACTCAGCAGAGTTTATACAAACAGTTAATCAGCATTATCAACTCAGCCTTGAAGTCGGCTTAAAGCTCCTAAAAGCGATGGCTATAGCATTAGGAGAAGAAGAAGATTTCTTTACTAACAGTTTTAGTTACCCTATCTCCGTATTAAGGCTCATCCACTATCCAGCTCAAAAAGAAGCAACAAATGGTGCTGGCGCACATACCGATTATGGTTGTATTACGCTGTTGTACCAAGATGATAGTGGTGGGTTACAGGTTCAAAACGTTGATGGTGACTGGATAGATGCGGTACCTATTGCTGGAAGCTTAGTGGTGAATATTGGTGACCTTATGCAGCGTTGGACTAATGGGATTTATCAGTCGACACCACATAGAGTGACGAGCCCTATTTCGGGTAAAACTCGATTTTCAATGCCTTTTTTTGTTGAGCCTGATTTTGATACACCTATTAGCACGCTACCTTCATGTATCACTCAACAAACACCTAAAGTATTTGAAGATACATTCGCTGGAGAGTGGATTTTATCAAGGTTTGAGCAAACATATACTTACAGGAATGAAATAGAGTAG
- a CDS encoding sensor domain-containing diguanylate cyclase translates to MTSKTNNPHYLEKELQDMLATDPTIFQFLQTNCLDGVFFWDLDNQEHKWMSDNFWKVFGYDPTSKQHKLSDWREVINQEDMEQALQNFKLHCEDPTHPYDQIVRYQHQDGSTVWVRCRGIALRDKNGKPIRILGAHTDITKLKETEETLKAKNEELKNLARHDYHTSLYNRFAFAEIFEQQLLIAAREHMPISLAMVDVDNFKAINDSLGHIEGDKILLDIAKTLKKIARDSDVIGRFGGDEFIVLMFNTNHREAELAGERLRMAVEEFVATGSDPVTVSIGIATFGEKSIAGIDLSPAEIYDKMLGTADKALYRAKNNGRNQVCY, encoded by the coding sequence ATGACGAGTAAAACTAACAACCCACACTATCTTGAAAAAGAACTACAAGACATGCTTGCAACTGATCCCACTATATTTCAGTTCTTGCAAACTAACTGTCTGGATGGTGTATTTTTCTGGGATTTAGATAATCAAGAACACAAATGGATGAGCGATAACTTCTGGAAAGTCTTCGGTTATGATCCCACCAGTAAGCAGCATAAATTGTCGGATTGGCGTGAAGTTATTAACCAAGAAGACATGGAACAAGCACTACAAAATTTTAAGCTTCACTGTGAAGATCCAACACATCCATATGACCAAATAGTCAGGTATCAGCATCAAGATGGGTCAACTGTTTGGGTGAGATGCAGAGGCATAGCGCTAAGAGACAAAAACGGTAAACCAATTCGAATTCTTGGCGCGCATACCGATATAACTAAGTTAAAAGAAACTGAAGAGACTTTAAAAGCTAAAAATGAAGAGCTCAAAAACCTAGCACGGCACGATTACCACACTTCTCTATATAATCGATTTGCGTTTGCCGAAATATTCGAACAACAATTATTAATCGCCGCTAGAGAACACATGCCGATTTCACTAGCAATGGTTGATGTCGACAACTTTAAAGCAATCAACGACTCACTTGGTCACATTGAAGGTGACAAAATTCTCTTGGATATTGCCAAAACACTAAAAAAAATCGCCAGAGATAGTGATGTTATAGGTCGATTTGGCGGGGATGAATTCATCGTGCTTATGTTTAACACAAACCATAGAGAAGCAGAGCTAGCAGGTGAACGGTTACGTATGGCCGTTGAAGAATTTGTAGCTACAGGGTCTGATCCCGTTACCGTGAGCATAGGAATAGCCACTTTTGGTGAAAAAAGCATTGCTGGCATAGATCTCTCACCTGCAGAAATCTACGATAAAATGTTAGGTACCGCTGATAAGGCGCTATATAGAGCTAAAAATAACGGCAGAAATCAAGTCTGCTATTAA
- the yigB gene encoding 5-amino-6-(5-phospho-D-ribitylamino)uracil phosphatase YigB, with product MQIYRRLNTIKALSFDLDDTLYDNHPVIRKVESEMAIWLHTHHPISAKFTLQQWTNLKFQLAADNPELKHDVTAWRQTQIEYGLAQLGYSRQKAKLAAKEGIKHALWLRNQVDVPLESHETLQALSRKFPLVAITNGNVDVNEIGLDSYFGLVLRAGPDGRAKPYSDMFKSTANYLNLPPRQILHVGDHPISDIKGAIRAGFASCWINTKNNTIIDEGQMRILPDIEIKDIRDLSKLLL from the coding sequence ATGCAGATATATCGCCGATTAAACACCATTAAAGCTCTTAGTTTTGATCTTGACGACACCTTATACGACAATCATCCCGTAATTCGTAAGGTTGAAAGTGAAATGGCTATTTGGCTACATACACATCATCCTATATCAGCAAAATTTACATTACAGCAATGGACAAATCTGAAATTCCAGTTGGCAGCTGACAACCCTGAACTTAAACATGATGTGACGGCTTGGCGACAAACTCAAATAGAGTATGGTTTAGCGCAATTGGGTTACAGTCGCCAAAAAGCGAAACTCGCTGCCAAAGAGGGGATAAAACATGCTTTATGGTTGCGTAATCAAGTTGATGTTCCATTAGAGTCCCATGAAACCCTACAAGCGCTATCAAGAAAATTTCCTCTAGTCGCAATCACTAATGGCAATGTAGACGTAAATGAAATTGGTCTTGATAGCTATTTTGGTTTGGTATTGAGGGCTGGTCCTGATGGTAGGGCTAAACCATATTCCGATATGTTTAAAAGCACAGCTAACTATTTAAATTTACCTCCAAGACAGATTCTCCATGTTGGCGATCATCCAATATCAGATATCAAAGGTGCTATAAGAGCGGGGTTTGCTAGTTGCTGGATTAATACGAAAAACAACACCATTATAGACGAAGGCCAGATGCGCATATTACCGGATATCGAGATAAAGGATATTAGAGATTTATCGAAATTACTCCTCTAA
- the xerC gene encoding tyrosine recombinase XerC, with translation MSSTIHLPEEFTEPLERFYGYLRNEKGLSIHTQNNYKKQLQIMAEQLFELGLKDWQHVDAAWVRQIASKGMRQGIKSSSLATRLSSLRSFFDFLILRGELSANPAKGVSAPKQKKTLPKNLDVDQMDLLLDVNESDPLSVRDRAMMELMYGTGIRLSEMIGLDVKDISNSHGEIRVIGKGNKERKVPFSGYAKVWVNKWLTLRPILLKQNEPALFISKLGRRISSRNVQKRMEQWGLKQGVSSHISPHKLRHSFATHVLESSGNLRAVQELLGHENISTTQVYTHLNFQHLAQEYDKAHPRAHKKKEK, from the coding sequence ATGTCCTCAACCATACATCTGCCTGAAGAATTTACCGAGCCTCTTGAACGTTTCTATGGGTATTTAAGAAACGAAAAAGGGCTCAGTATACATACTCAAAATAACTACAAAAAACAGCTACAAATAATGGCTGAACAACTTTTCGAACTTGGTTTAAAAGATTGGCAACACGTTGATGCCGCTTGGGTACGCCAGATTGCCAGTAAAGGTATGCGTCAAGGTATAAAGTCGAGCAGCCTTGCTACTCGACTTTCTTCTCTGAGAAGTTTTTTCGATTTCTTAATTCTACGAGGTGAGTTAAGCGCCAACCCAGCAAAAGGCGTTTCAGCTCCGAAACAGAAAAAAACATTACCAAAAAATCTAGACGTTGATCAAATGGACCTATTACTTGACGTCAACGAAAGCGATCCACTTTCTGTTCGTGATAGAGCTATGATGGAATTAATGTATGGGACTGGAATCCGACTGTCAGAAATGATTGGTCTAGATGTAAAAGATATCAGTAATAGTCATGGTGAAATTCGAGTTATTGGTAAAGGAAACAAAGAACGCAAAGTACCTTTTTCTGGATATGCTAAAGTATGGGTTAATAAGTGGCTCACTCTCCGTCCTATATTGTTAAAACAAAACGAGCCCGCACTATTTATATCCAAACTAGGGCGACGTATTTCTTCAAGAAATGTTCAAAAGCGAATGGAACAATGGGGCTTAAAGCAAGGCGTCTCCAGCCATATTAGCCCGCATAAACTACGCCATTCATTTGCTACCCATGTACTAGAATCAAGTGGCAATCTAAGAGCTGTTCAAGAATTACTTGGGCACGAAAACATTTCTACTACTCAGGTTTATACACACTTAAACTTTCAACACCTTGCTCAGGAATATGATAAAGCACATCCAAGAGCCCATAAGAAAAAAGAGAAATAA
- a CDS encoding DUF484 family protein, with protein MSLSEADAMTAEVVAQYLRDHPDFFKERQELTELLSLPVRQEGAISLVEIKLKRQREKISDLEEEITELMSIATNNGQHFHQFMSLQETILKHHNLSQAVDSINQFAQDLSLKAHIKLLNSDQPKYHISMDNWQRFATNHFNGKNVYLGRLKKADRDLLFSHDRCPELGSFVVLPLEKSEPLGVIAFSSNDGGHFQPNMDTLFLRHLATVVSHLVSTLKWENNGRNNNTLDNNVLNHTSA; from the coding sequence TTGTCATTAAGTGAAGCAGATGCGATGACCGCTGAGGTTGTTGCTCAATATTTACGTGACCATCCTGACTTTTTTAAGGAGAGACAAGAGCTGACAGAACTTTTGTCTCTACCTGTACGTCAAGAAGGCGCAATCTCTTTAGTTGAAATAAAGTTAAAGAGACAGAGAGAAAAAATTTCAGATTTAGAAGAAGAGATCACTGAATTAATGTCTATCGCCACGAATAATGGCCAACATTTTCATCAATTTATGAGCCTTCAGGAAACGATTCTTAAACACCATAACTTGTCGCAAGCTGTTGACTCAATTAATCAATTTGCTCAAGATCTATCCCTCAAAGCTCACATAAAGCTATTGAATAGTGACCAACCAAAATACCACATATCTATGGACAATTGGCAACGGTTCGCAACCAACCATTTCAACGGTAAAAATGTCTATTTAGGTCGATTAAAAAAGGCTGATCGTGATCTTTTATTTAGTCATGATCGTTGCCCTGAACTCGGTTCATTTGTCGTTTTACCATTAGAAAAATCTGAACCTCTCGGGGTTATCGCGTTTTCCAGTAACGATGGTGGCCATTTCCAGCCGAATATGGATACTCTATTTTTACGTCATCTCGCAACGGTCGTTTCTCATTTGGTCTCTACTCTTAAATGGGAAAATAATGGGCGAAACAACAATACTCTTGATAATAATGTCCTCAACCATACATCTGCCTGA
- the dapF gene encoding diaminopimelate epimerase: MHFHFSKMQGLGNDFMVVDCITQNIFFSPDLIRRLADRNTGVGFDQLLVVEAPYDPESDFHYRIFNADGSEVEQCGNGARCFARFVRMKGLTNKFNINVSTKKGKMILNIEDDDLVTVNMGEPVFEPNKIPFKAKQAEKTYIIRVNEQTLFCGAVSMGNPHVVTTVDDLETADVETLGPLLESYERFPEKVNAGFMQVLNKEEINLRVYERGAGETQACGSGACAAVAIGISQGSLDEEVKVHLPGGDLTIKWKGPGTPLYMTGPATHVFDGQLTC, encoded by the coding sequence ATGCATTTCCATTTCTCTAAAATGCAAGGTCTGGGCAACGACTTTATGGTCGTAGACTGTATTACTCAGAATATTTTCTTTTCCCCAGACCTTATCCGCCGGTTGGCGGATCGAAATACAGGTGTAGGCTTCGATCAATTACTCGTGGTTGAAGCCCCGTATGACCCAGAATCTGATTTTCATTATCGTATCTTTAATGCTGACGGCAGTGAAGTCGAACAATGCGGTAATGGTGCTCGCTGTTTTGCACGATTTGTTCGCATGAAAGGGTTAACCAACAAATTCAACATTAATGTCAGTACCAAGAAAGGTAAGATGATATTGAATATTGAAGATGATGATCTCGTAACCGTGAATATGGGTGAACCCGTTTTTGAGCCCAATAAAATACCATTTAAAGCCAAACAAGCAGAGAAAACTTACATCATAAGGGTCAATGAACAAACTCTATTTTGTGGTGCTGTCAGCATGGGAAACCCTCATGTCGTTACGACGGTAGATGACCTCGAGACTGCTGACGTAGAGACTTTAGGACCTTTGCTTGAATCTTATGAGCGATTCCCAGAAAAAGTGAATGCCGGTTTTATGCAGGTACTAAACAAAGAAGAAATAAATCTTAGGGTCTATGAACGCGGTGCAGGAGAAACCCAAGCTTGTGGAAGCGGTGCGTGTGCCGCCGTCGCTATAGGTATATCTCAAGGTTCTTTAGATGAAGAAGTTAAGGTTCATCTGCCCGGTGGAGACCTGACTATAAAGTGGAAAGGCCCAGGTACTCCTCTCTATATGACAGGGCCTGCAACCCATGTATTTGATGGTCAATTAACTTGTTAA
- the lptM gene encoding LPS translocon maturation chaperone LptM, which produces MKKIIAGLCLLSTLSLAGCGNTGPLYMPKDAPQENEQTQS; this is translated from the coding sequence ATGAAAAAAATTATCGCGGGACTCTGCTTGTTATCAACATTAAGTTTAGCTGGCTGTGGAAACACAGGACCACTCTATATGCCAAAAGATGCGCCACAAGAAAACGAACAGACGCAATCGTAA
- the cyaY gene encoding iron donor protein CyaY, with amino-acid sequence MNDTEYHQIVDEVFSQLEEAIDDSGSDIDYEIIGNVMNLEFDDRSQIVINKQEAMKEIWLASKSGGFHFSYVDEKWICSKSGSEFFSFVKNECDKHAGEAIEWDE; translated from the coding sequence ATGAATGATACGGAATATCATCAAATTGTTGATGAAGTGTTTAGTCAGTTAGAAGAAGCTATCGATGATTCAGGGTCAGATATAGATTATGAAATCATTGGAAATGTGATGAATTTAGAATTTGATGATAGAAGTCAGATAGTTATCAACAAACAAGAAGCAATGAAAGAAATCTGGTTAGCATCAAAATCTGGTGGTTTTCATTTTTCGTATGTTGATGAAAAATGGATCTGTTCAAAATCAGGTTCTGAGTTTTTCTCATTTGTTAAAAACGAATGTGATAAACATGCTGGTGAAGCAATTGAATGGGATGAATAA
- a CDS encoding class I adenylate cyclase: MQPYIQTIISRIDSLNQQRIERALAIMDQKGKQVFNLIPTLLHYNHPAIPGYYSNPVPYGVHFLEENDIQKQFIEQISITQSEPIKTGSEPHILGLYTMGSTSSIGQSTSSDLDIWVCVSPKMSDDERSHLGNKCLLITEWAKSYGIEANFFLMDEERFRNNYSEEMTGDNCGSSQHLLLLDEFYRSAVRLAGQRLLWQIVPPEMEECYQDYVDQLCKAGHINCNDWIDFGELNRIPAEEYFGSNLWQLYKSIDSPYKSVLKAILLEAYSWEYPNTQLLSVDSKRRFFAYEPDLYSMDSYYLMLDKVTTYLERIQDYTRLDLVRRCFYLKTHEKLSRTPGAGSVEWRRQILRKMTKHWDWDSNVIAELDDRRNWKVEQVKVVHDGLLEALMQSYRNLIQFARRNDITSAISPQDISILARKLYAAFEVLPGKVTLLNPQVSPDLHEPDLSFIQVQKGRTNPSGWYLYKQPLVAEKLIGSKSLEHNEYLSKLVAWSFFNGLITESTNLHSVVKDAQLDIDKFYQMVSDLRNTFSLRKRRPSMQALGSPCEISQLAMFINFENDPSSQHIPRSLKVDVKNVDIFSFGEETISLVGSVDLVYRNSWHEVRTMHFTGDTAILDALKTILGKMHQDAVPPESVDVFCYSKNLRGVIRNTVYQLLAECIDMRLKPVEEKKNRKFKAIKVANQMFGLFFERRGVSVQKLENSIDFYRSISTNKLNGSPLSMLDKERDYHLPSVVDGFASEGLMQFFFEDTADGFNIYVLDESNSVEVYHQFNGSKDDMINNVNRFYTSSHGNENEGNGVINFNLPQYYQVIHPEDGTSSSYVAPYRNDNSIQSKPSKAVNA, encoded by the coding sequence TTGCAGCCTTATATCCAAACGATAATCAGTAGAATAGACTCACTGAATCAGCAGCGTATCGAGCGCGCGCTGGCTATTATGGATCAAAAAGGTAAACAAGTTTTCAATCTTATTCCCACTCTTCTCCATTACAATCATCCAGCAATTCCAGGCTACTATAGCAATCCTGTCCCTTATGGCGTGCACTTTTTAGAAGAAAACGATATTCAAAAACAGTTTATCGAGCAGATTTCTATCACTCAATCAGAGCCCATTAAAACGGGAAGTGAACCTCATATTTTAGGGTTATATACGATGGGGAGTACTTCTTCTATCGGACAAAGTACCTCAAGTGATCTGGATATATGGGTTTGTGTTTCACCAAAAATGAGTGATGATGAACGCTCTCATCTTGGCAACAAGTGCTTATTGATTACAGAGTGGGCTAAAAGCTACGGTATTGAAGCTAATTTTTTCTTAATGGATGAAGAGCGCTTTAGAAACAACTATTCAGAAGAAATGACCGGTGATAACTGTGGTTCATCTCAACACTTATTATTACTCGATGAATTCTATCGCTCCGCTGTTCGTTTAGCTGGTCAGCGTCTACTGTGGCAAATTGTACCTCCAGAGATGGAAGAATGTTATCAAGATTACGTAGACCAACTGTGTAAAGCTGGGCATATCAATTGCAATGACTGGATAGATTTTGGTGAACTGAATCGAATTCCAGCGGAAGAATATTTTGGTTCAAATTTATGGCAGTTGTATAAAAGCATCGATTCACCCTATAAATCTGTATTAAAGGCCATTCTGTTAGAAGCCTATTCGTGGGAATACCCGAATACTCAACTTCTCAGCGTAGACAGCAAACGTCGATTTTTTGCTTATGAGCCTGATCTATATAGCATGGATTCTTATTATCTCATGCTGGATAAGGTCACTACTTACCTAGAGCGCATTCAAGATTACACCCGTCTAGATTTAGTGCGTCGCTGCTTCTATCTTAAAACCCACGAAAAACTTTCACGTACACCGGGGGCCGGCTCTGTAGAGTGGCGTCGTCAAATACTCAGAAAGATGACTAAACATTGGGACTGGGATAGTAACGTCATAGCCGAATTAGATGACCGTCGTAATTGGAAAGTTGAACAAGTTAAAGTTGTTCATGATGGATTACTAGAAGCTTTGATGCAGAGCTACCGCAATTTAATACAATTTGCGAGACGAAACGATATTACTTCCGCTATCAGCCCTCAAGACATTAGCATCCTTGCAAGAAAGCTTTATGCAGCGTTCGAAGTATTACCGGGAAAAGTAACATTACTTAATCCACAAGTTTCTCCAGACCTTCACGAACCCGACCTTAGTTTTATTCAAGTGCAAAAAGGACGAACAAACCCGTCTGGTTGGTACCTTTATAAACAACCACTGGTTGCAGAAAAACTGATCGGTTCAAAAAGTCTGGAGCACAATGAGTATCTAAGTAAATTAGTAGCGTGGTCTTTTTTCAATGGATTAATTACTGAGTCGACGAATCTTCATTCAGTAGTAAAAGATGCGCAGCTAGATATAGACAAGTTTTATCAAATGGTGAGTGATCTTCGTAATACTTTCTCATTACGTAAACGTCGCCCATCGATGCAGGCTTTAGGTAGCCCTTGCGAAATAAGCCAATTGGCTATGTTCATTAATTTTGAAAATGACCCTAGCTCTCAGCATATACCCCGTTCGCTAAAAGTAGATGTCAAGAATGTAGACATCTTCAGTTTTGGCGAAGAAACAATAAGTTTAGTGGGCAGCGTAGACTTAGTTTATCGAAATTCTTGGCACGAAGTGAGAACGATGCACTTCACTGGAGATACTGCCATCCTTGATGCACTGAAAACTATTTTAGGCAAGATGCATCAAGATGCAGTTCCACCAGAATCTGTGGATGTATTTTGCTACAGCAAAAACCTAAGGGGCGTTATACGCAACACGGTTTACCAACTGCTTGCTGAATGTATTGATATGCGTTTAAAGCCAGTAGAAGAAAAGAAAAATAGAAAATTCAAAGCGATAAAAGTCGCCAATCAAATGTTCGGTCTGTTCTTTGAAAGAAGAGGCGTGTCCGTTCAGAAATTAGAAAATTCTATTGATTTCTATCGCAGTATATCAACGAATAAACTCAATGGTTCTCCCTTATCAATGCTTGATAAAGAACGAGATTATCACTTACCTTCTGTCGTTGATGGTTTTGCAAGTGAAGGTCTAATGCAGTTCTTCTTCGAAGACACCGCTGATGGTTTCAACATTTATGTTTTAGATGAAAGCAACTCCGTTGAGGTATACCATCAATTTAACGGTAGTAAAGATGACATGATAAATAACGTCAATCGTTTCTATACATCAAGTCACGGCAACGAAAACGAAGGCAATGGAGTTATCAACTTCAACCTCCCGCAGTATTACCAAGTTATTCACCCTGAAGATGGTACAAGCAGTAGCTACGTTGCACCTTATCGTAATGATAATTCTATTCAGTCAAAACCCTCCAAAGCAGTAAATGCTTAA
- the hemC gene encoding hydroxymethylbilane synthase: protein MTDNTPVRIATRKSPLALWQAYYVRDALQAAHPGLEVELVTMVTKGDVILDTPLAKVGGKGLFVKELEVAMLEGRADLAVHSMKDVPVDFPEGLGLVTICEREDPRDAFVSNTYQSIEELPHGSIVGTCSLRRQCQLMEARPDLIIKELRGNVGTRLGKLDAGNYDAIVLAAAGLKRLELKERIKSYIEPEQSLPAVGQGAVGIECRIDDQRILKLLEPLNHNDTADRVRCERAMNLTLEGGCQVPIGSYSLLEGDQLWLRALVGEPDGSKMVRGEIRGRREDAEALGVELANQLLADGAKEILEKLYSEHE, encoded by the coding sequence ATGACAGATAACACTCCGGTAAGAATCGCTACTCGCAAGAGTCCCCTCGCTTTATGGCAAGCTTATTATGTTAGAGATGCATTGCAAGCTGCTCATCCTGGTTTAGAGGTTGAGTTGGTTACTATGGTGACTAAAGGTGATGTTATTCTTGATACACCATTGGCAAAAGTGGGTGGGAAAGGTCTTTTTGTTAAAGAGTTAGAGGTTGCAATGCTTGAAGGAAGAGCAGACCTTGCTGTCCATTCAATGAAGGATGTACCTGTAGATTTTCCTGAGGGATTAGGTCTTGTTACTATTTGTGAAAGAGAAGACCCAAGAGACGCTTTCGTATCTAACACTTATCAATCGATAGAAGAATTACCACACGGCTCGATTGTTGGTACTTGTAGTTTACGTCGTCAATGTCAACTGATGGAAGCTCGTCCAGACCTGATAATCAAGGAGCTGCGCGGAAATGTTGGGACTCGATTAGGTAAATTAGATGCAGGTAACTATGACGCGATTGTTCTCGCCGCTGCAGGCCTGAAGCGTCTCGAATTGAAAGAACGTATTAAAAGCTATATTGAACCGGAGCAATCCTTACCAGCAGTTGGTCAAGGCGCTGTTGGGATCGAGTGTCGGATTGATGATCAGCGTATTTTGAAGCTGTTAGAACCCTTAAATCATAATGACACAGCAGATAGAGTGCGTTGTGAGCGAGCGATGAACCTCACTTTGGAAGGTGGCTGCCAGGTTCCTATTGGTAGTTATTCTCTTTTGGAGGGTGATCAGCTATGGTTGCGAGCTCTTGTTGGAGAGCCTGATGGCAGCAAAATGGTTCGAGGTGAAATTCGCGGAAGACGCGAAGATGCCGAAGCATTAGGCGTTGAGCTTGCTAATCAGCTGCTTGCTGATGGGGCAAAAGAGATTTTAGAAAAGCTGTATAGTGAACACGAGTAA
- a CDS encoding uroporphyrinogen-III synthase produces the protein MVVLVTRPSPDGEALCDALSSSGIQVIYQPLIQFTLGKDSPSLQATLQETDVVIAVSKPAVEWANRALHSKMQTWPDSIRYLAIGQKTADKLSEVTAQKVHYPEVSDSEHLLQLPPLLKPINTKVTILRGNGGRELIREELLKRGARVEYCEVYQRQTLLFDGHSRVKSWKKIELPI, from the coding sequence ATGGTCGTTTTGGTAACTAGGCCAAGCCCGGATGGTGAAGCGCTCTGTGATGCGCTTTCTTCATCCGGTATCCAAGTTATATATCAACCCTTAATACAATTTACTCTGGGCAAAGATAGCCCCTCGCTTCAAGCTACATTGCAAGAGACTGATGTAGTTATTGCGGTAAGTAAACCCGCAGTAGAATGGGCTAACAGAGCCCTACATTCTAAAATGCAAACATGGCCAGATTCCATTCGTTATCTTGCCATTGGTCAAAAAACTGCTGATAAACTCAGCGAAGTTACTGCTCAGAAAGTACACTATCCGGAAGTGAGTGATAGTGAACATTTATTGCAACTACCTCCACTACTAAAACCTATTAATACCAAAGTCACAATATTGAGAGGTAACGGAGGTAGGGAATTAATCCGTGAAGAACTACTTAAAAGAGGCGCGAGAGTTGAGTATTGTGAAGTATACCAACGTCAAACGCTTCTATTTGATGGACACTCTAGAGTTAAGAGTTGGAAAAAAATAGAGTTACCCATATAG
- a CDS encoding uroporphyrinogen-III synthase: MNYFFSLIPKLEHNWLFQLKLIVPSNRIAELAKGLGFHEVTVSGSASNPDLVAVIQQLCTTGQVHDK; this comes from the coding sequence TTGAATTATTTTTTCAGCTTAATTCCCAAACTTGAACACAACTGGCTTTTTCAATTAAAACTTATCGTACCAAGCAATAGGATTGCAGAGTTAGCCAAAGGGCTTGGGTTCCACGAAGTAACGGTTTCGGGTAGTGCATCTAATCCCGATTTAGTCGCTGTCATTCAACAGCTATGCACAACAGGACAAGTACATGACAAGTAA